In Pseudomonas sp. p1(2021b), the genomic window TACCCGTGGTGTCTTGATCGAGCCGTCGAGGTCGTGAGCTGGGTTCGCTGTGATCAGCCGCAGCCGTTTGGCTTCACGCATGATGCTTTGCAGGTAGTTCTTGATCCTGAGCGCCACGTCGATGGTGCCGCGCTTCATTACGGCTTCCAGTGGCTGCATGAGGTCGTGGGTGTCCAGCTCAACGATTGCTCTAGCACCGATCAAAGGGAACACGTGAGTCTTCAATCGGCTGAGCACAGTCTTGGCGTGGCCGGGCGCCCACTTCGGCACCATGCTGGCATACCAGTCGAGCGCAACGCTTTCGAAGGTGCGGCCGTTGATCACGGCTTGGGTCTTGGTTTGTTGCTTGAACTGGATAGGGTCTATGCCGTTCGCGAGCTGCTGCTTGATCTCGAAGCGCTTGCGGCGTGCGTCGCCCAGCCCGACCACCGGATAGCTGCCAAGAGCAGTCAGGCCTTCGCGGCCATCGGGTTTCACGTACCTGAGCCGCCAGCCTTTGCGGCCGTTGGGTTGCACAAGCAGGTAAAGACCGTCGCCGTCGAAGAGCTTGTACTCGCGCTCTTTGGGCTTTGCCGTGCGACAGGCGGTGTCTGTAAGCGGGGCAGTGGTGCGGGCCATAAGGGTAGTCTCCGATATCGAAACGGACCTCTATCCTTAAAACTACCCTTATTAGCGCTGGCTACCCTCGGAATCCGACGGAACGCCAAAACGAAAAAACCCGCCAGAAGGCGGGTTCTTCGGGGGTTCCAGAGATTTCGAAAGCTTTCTATGGAACCTTGAATGGTGCCGGCACCAGGAATCGAACCCGGGACCTACTGATTACAAGTCAGTTGCTCTACCAGCTGAGCTATACCGGCAATGGGGCGTCATTATAGCGATCGGTTGGCGGCTGTAAACCTATTCCTTCCAATAGCTTACGTTGTCCCCTGCAAAGGAGATTTTTCCTACCAACCGCGGTGGATGCTGTTGACGCTCGGCTCGGGCGTAGCGGGGTTGAAGAACAGCTTGTCGTTGTCGCAACCGCGCTTGCGGCAGGGGGTGTCGACGCGCAGGGGCAGGCCGCGGTCGCCGCCCAGTTGCATGCCGGGGGTTTCCCAGCCCAGCGATGGGGTGTTGGGCGAGTAGGTGTTGCCGGCGCAGGCGGTCAGGGCCAGGGCGAGGGTGAACAGGGCAAGGGGCTTGGCTTGGGTCACGTGGGCAAAGTCCGTAGGTGGGTCAGTCTGTGTTCAAGATGCGCTGGATGGTGCCGCCGCAGGCCAGGTAGCAGCTGTCGTAGTCGCGGTCGCAACTGTAGCTTGCGCCGCTCGAGTACGGGTAGCTTGGGTAGTGGCATCTGTGACGTGCGTCCTTCCTGGTCTTGCTGTCCTGGCAATACTGGTAGCTGCGCAGCTCGGCCTGGTACAGGGCGCGCTGGCTGTTTTCCTCCAGGCGGGCCATCTGCTTGCAGTGGTTGCGCTCCATCTGGCAGCTGTTGATGCAATGGATGCCATGGGCGCTGGGCGGTGGCGAGTACCTATAGGTATAGGAGGGGCCGCAGCCGGCGAGCAGCAGGCCCGCCAGCACCAGGGTGGCGAGGCGTTTTTCTGGGGTGTCCACGGGTGTAACGGTCCTTGATCATTCCTCGCTGAACTCCAGCAGGTCGCCGGGTTGGCAGTTCAGCGCGCGGCACAGCTTCTCCAGGGTTTCGATCTTGAAACCCTTGATCTTGCCGTTCTTCAGCAGTGACAGGTTCGCTTCCGTTATGCCGATGATTTCCGCCAGGTCCTTGGAGCGGATCTTGTTCCTGGCCATGACAACGTCGAGGCGGATGATTATCGGCATAGGGGGCGGCTAGACATAACAGTTGTGTTCATCGCTGATGATCTTGGCGTCACGCATGACCAGCGAGA contains:
- a CDS encoding helix-turn-helix domain-containing protein, yielding MPIIIRLDVVMARNKIRSKDLAEIIGITEANLSLLKNGKIKGFKIETLEKLCRALNCQPGDLLEFSEE